The following DNA comes from Fundulus heteroclitus isolate FHET01 chromosome 1, MU-UCD_Fhet_4.1, whole genome shotgun sequence.
tatctatatctatatatttatatatatatgtgtgtatatatacatacacacacaaatctgtatataaatatacacatctatatatacacacatctatatatgcagacagacagacagacagacagacagacagacagacagacagacagacagacagacagacagacagacagacagacagacatctTTATGCAAGtgtttagtctttttttcaTTCCTCTGTCAAGTTTTTGTGTCTGGTTTCGACTGTGTTTGTTTCAAACctataaaacaaaaacccttTCTGAAGTGTGACAGAAGAAAGCTAATCAAAGCCCGGTGCTTTGtgcataaaaacacttttctacACATGTTGGTTGTTGGTTTATGCAAGACTGGAAAATACATTTGGTAGCTTGTACCGATGCATTTTATTGTGCATCATACTAGCGCCCTAAACTGTGCACTAGCATGATGCACTAAGCTGCTCAGTGATAGCGTGCGGCTAATTGAATGGTGCAGATTTGATGTCTCGATTTAAATAGTTAATCTGGCCCTGGTGGTAGCTGTGCTCTGGAAATAAATTACTAAGAGGTTTATTACCACATTTAGCAAAGTGAATACAGATGCAGCAAAAATAGTTGAACCACTCCTTGTTCAggttttctatctatctatctatgtatgtatgtatctatctatctatctatatatatatctgtctatctatctatctatctatctatctatctatctatctatctatctatctatctatctatctatctatctatctatctatctatctatctatctatctatctatgtatgtatctatctatctatctatgtatctatctatctatctatctatatatctgtctatctatctatctatctatctatctatctatctatctatctatctatctatctatctatctatctatctatctatctatctaatacAGTAGAGCTATTCCTGCCAACACTTTCTCCTCTGGGATCACGTTGCTGTAACACAGCTCAGCAGGTAATCAGTGAGTCCGGTTTTGCTCAGCAGGGATAAAATTGCCTAATAGAGTGTCCACAAGTCCAAACATCTTACCTTTGATTGTCAGTCGTGCCATACCAAAAAAACGACATGTGTGCGATTCCCTTTAAAGTCCCCGGAGAGACAGTCTCTGCTGCCCCGTCTCACGCTGCGACCCAACTGACCTCCACGGCAGGATAATGGTAGATTACACCCGGACGGCTGCAGGGAGGCTGCAGCTTTCAGCTGCAAACACTGATTCGCTCAGACACCGGAACATGTTCCCAATTATACTGTCGAATCCCTACATACTTAATTGCACCACTCATTTTGAAAATTATTCACTTTATTGGAATTATTAACATATCGGCTGCagccatgttttaaaaaaagaaaacagcacatCTCCAAAACTGAGTCCAGTACGTTGAGAGTTGTTTTCCAGTAAACACCTTTAACTTTAGAGtaagggtttttgtttttcaagcatgaagtagttgctttttttttcatcattcgaTGTCAACAAGTCTGCCTCTCCAGCATGGCAGGTGTACTAAAAGTGCATTGACTCCAAGTTTCCACCAGGGGGCAGTGTGCTATCGCAGTTTGATTTACGCCACATGCTGTATACCTGTCGCAcaagtgttgtgttttttttttttttttttttttagtctttttgcaCAAAATTTGAGCTGAAGGTGGTTTACACATGAATGGCCAAAATAAAGTCCTCAGATCTACTCAGTCAGCAATGCATCCTCACACTGATATGATCCTGATGGAAACCTCCTTAGGGTTTATATTCCCGTTTGTGTTTATATTCCTTGCGATGGCTGGGTTGACTTCAGATATGTCGCAGCGTTGTCCGCCATACTGCCATACCAGCCCCGGCCCCACCGCTGAGAAGTGGACCTGTCCAGAGTTGGCAGCTTGACAGGAGGAGAGTGGAGGTCCAGGGTACTCGGGTGGACAAGTGGACAGCTTTTGGGCTAAGAGAGGCTGGTCATAGTCCTGTCCAGGAAGAGCAGCAAGTGGAGGCAGAGGGGTACTGTGGGTGTACTGCTGCTGGCACCTGTGAACGAGGAGATACTCACGTTGCTTTCTGGCTGCCAAGCAAATCAggattgatttgactttattaTAGTTAGAAATGCGCGTATACCTGCAGGGCCGGATGTTGTCCCTCAGGGCTGGGTTTGCAGTTTCCCTCCAGGGCAGCATCTTCTCCTCTgcgttgttattgttgttgttccgGCCTTTGTGACCGTAATGAGACCCGTTGTCCCGCTGCCGCTGGTCCTGACCCTCCCAGCGATGACCGTCAGGCTCTCTGGCatcataaaattaatttaatccgTTGAGGGAAACTAATGATGTGCGCTATCTCAACTTGTACAAGTGATTTGattcgttttatttatttatttttggtaaatTTACAACATTAGAAAATGCAATTCTTTAAACCTATTCGTTAACAGAAAAAGGAACAGGGTGAAGTTGAGGCTTTTACAAGTTTTATGGCTATCTCCAAAAGCTCctcaacaatattttattacgTCTACTGGAAAAACTGGAGACGCTGTCAACAATCGTCCGGAGACACCAGAGTACAAAGCAGAAGCTTTAATTCAAAGTTTCATGCAGAACAAAGGGGTGATACAACACCAGGGCCTAAAAATTAATAAGTGTGGCAAAAAATTCTTATATTGGGTCAAATATGAATacaaatattattaatatttgatGGACAAACTGCAAATAACTGCaagaaaaatcttttattttctagAAATTCAGTCCTGTTTATGTATAATACTATTATCAGCTCCAATATTTCATTCTCAAATTTTTCTTCTTAATTctacaaaaataatttacttaTTCAACTGCTGACAATTTATTAcgatataaactttttttttacagttaaaatgGCCAACACTATAAGGTATTATGTTATTTACCATATTTACAGTACTGAATGTTACACACCTTCTTCCACACAtctgctgtgtcccctacatgacGTGTGGAAACGCTTTTAGCTAGATATTtcctaattaggtgacttctgatgGCATGAGGTTACACTCAGTTATGTAGGGGTAATTAGAGTAAGGTCGGGCTGATTAAACGCATGCAACATTGTTCAGATCTATGCGTTTAGACATGGCAGACCATGTATCGTTTCCCCTCTTTATCACGGCTAAGCATCCGTTTTGTTGCTCTGTCACCTAAAACACCCAAAAGGTGATTCTTGTGgttgtaatttgacaaaacGTGGAGAAGTTACTCAAATTTATTATCTGCGGTGTGAAAATGGAGACACCTGCACCGTATCCAGCGCTCACGTGTAACAGCGCGACTGGATGAAATGGCCATAAATCCCCTCACCTTCCATTCCTTTTGTTTTCATCCTCTTCAATGCAGTCAAGCAAACAGCAGGTGATGAAGGCCACAGACATGAGCAGGATTATTCCCGTGCTTATGATGGACGCCAGGACGGCCACACGGAAACCGTAGTCCTCGTAGGGGGTCAGAGCTGGAGCGTGACAAAAGATTGGATACATTTATCCCTTTTGGTTGGTTTGGTGCACTTGGAAAATCCAATTAGCATCGGTTGAGAATAACGTGACATGTACCACCACCCTGTCCTAGCGTCATCGTTAGGATTTGACTGCTAATTCCATAAAAAGACGGCAGATTTAAAAGCATCTTCAGACCGTGTCTGTGCCAGCTCATCGAGCgggaaaacaaactaaaagcattttttactgttttaatttcAGTCCAAAGTGAAAAGTCTGATAATCCAGGCAAAAACAAAGTTAATCATCAACTCTCCTACTTTTAAAAGGTGGCGTAACACTAATTAGttcatgtaatgttttttttttttttgcctgataaatcttttgTATCATCAAATCTTTTGTCGGTTTTATTTGCAGGTAACTAACAgccatttccttttctttctgcatCAGCTGCCATTTTAGACTTTGGTTTTTAACTTCTCTGTTTTTACTCACGCTGACAGAAGGTCTCCCCCACCCATCGGGTGCTGTTGGTACCCATGATGCACGTCAGATCTTTGCCCACCAGCTTGTGTTTAGCCggacactgcagggaaatgacTGTGCCCACATTGGTCCCGTTGCCCTGGATGATCCTTTGGGTGCCCACGGCCGGCAGGGGCCTCGGCGTGCACTGAGCCTGCGCACGACCTGAAGCAGAGAGTTGGAGGTCAGCTGGCGAGGAACTAGACTCTGCACAACAAGACGCAGCTTCTGGGATGGAGCTGGGTGCATGCTGCGAATCCTGAATGCGCAAGAAGTTCACTCAAAGGTTGAGACGGTTCAGGGCGGAACATATGGTCAGAAGCGCGGCCACTCCACAGCTATCAGCACTGGAGCCCTGTAGGGTTGCACAGCGGTACGTGACAAAACACAGCCCCCCCACCCATCCAGCAGCCTCATGCATGCTGAATCAACTGCAACTGTATCAAAGCAGGAAGTGTGATAAATCATTGAACGCAGGGCCCCTGAGGTTGGTGGAAACTCACAGGCCATCTGGAACCCAAACAACTGGCTGTCACACAGAGCGGCACGGTACGCGGCAGGCTGCTCCGGCATATGCTATGATGAACCACCTACTGCATGACTTCATCCTGAAAGCAGCTAGTGAGCGGTAAACAGAGCGATTCCAGGGCAGGATCTGTCACAGCAGACGTCAGAGTCGTCTTGTTAACTGCGAGAAACtatacactgttttttttttttttatgtaacattGGAACGGAGGGCGACGGAGGGATGGGACAGTAATGGCTGCATTTGTAGTTTAAAATACAGTTATTCATAGCCCTCAAACTCTCTTCCCATCTTGTCTCACCACAACCACAGACTTTAACGTGTTTCATTAGAAACCGGTGAGACGGTCCCACATAAATAGCGTTAACTGGTTAAGTGGATGGAAATGACATACaggtttcaatgtgttttttttttttttttactgacaagTGTGGCGTGCGTTTCTTATTTCAGCCCCAGTGAGACCATATTTTGTAGAACACCCGTTCACCGCATTTACAACTGCAGGTCTAACGCAGTGGGTTTGTACATCCCGGAGAAGATTTCTGCTCATATCTGTCAGGTTGGATGGATGGTATATCTGAATCAGCTTTTAACCCCTGGGTCCCACTTAGATTTAGATCCCGACTTTAATTGACGCCTTCTAACTCGTGAatacgctttgatctaaactactCTGTTGAAGCTCTGGCTGTTTAAGTTCATTGTCCGACTTAAAGGTGAACCTCGTCTCAAGTTTCTTGGAGCcgctaacaggttttcttccagaactgATCTGGATTTAGCTCTATCCATCTCCACATGAACTCTGGGCAGCTTCCCCCGTCTCTGCTGAGAAAATGGACTCCCCACAGAACAatggtgccaccaccatgttttgctGAGGGAAGGGTGTGTTTAAGTTGGTGTGAGGTGTTTGTTTCCTCCACAGACTGCGCATGGCATGTAGGCTGCTTGGAATATTCTTAATTGGTGCGATCACTGCGATGTGATAAGTGGATGTTGAATATTTGTCCTGTCTGAGCTGAAAaggtctgcagctcctccagagttagcaCAGCTGCTTCACTGAAAAAAACGCCCTCCTTGTTTGGCCTGTCAGTTTCGGCAGATTTGCAGTTAGGGTCATACTGATTTATGCCGTGGGATAATTGTTAATACATAtccctgttttaaatgtttcctggTCTTTATGAGGCTGTTTGGTTCATTAATGTCCTCTAACAAGCCTCTGAACCCTTTAAAGAGCAGCTAGATTTATACTGGGATTACGTTACACaggttgcactgcaaaaactgaactaaaaataagtaaatttttcttgaaatgagtgtatttatactttatttgagcaggtaaataaaataatctgccaatggaataagatttttgcacttaaaacaggaagaactcatctccatcaccttatttcaagtgcattatatctaattatcttgttttaggggtcaaaatactcattccattggcagataatcctatttacctgctcaaatcaaggacaaatgcactaatttcgagaaaaaattacttatttttagttttgtttttgcagtgtgaccgTATTAGATGATTTCTGGATCATTTCTTTTAGGGgttttaggggtatcagagcaaACGGGGCTAAACAGCACAAGAAATCCAAGAAACAAAAgtttcttggattttttttatttataaaagtttgtaaaaaccgcaaaaaaaaaatgtttatcctTCCCCTCCTAGTTTCACAATCATACACAACTTTGTAAaatcataaaatcccaataaaacactgCAGTTTGGTGGTTTTGCTGTGAAAAGGCTGCAGAGATATGGAAACTTTTGCCAGGCTCTGCATGTGGCGAAACTGAGTCAGAAGACAACTGAGAAGAAAGGTCGGTTGGAAACAAACAGAGAGCATGCACACGCTTTCGACTACAGACCTTAAAATGGGACAGATGGGATAAAACAGGCCCACTCCCATGTTGACTGTCAGAAGTTTGACCTCATCACGTCTACATTTATgcaacacaaagacacattCTAGATGCAATTACAAAGTTAATGGCTTTATGTGC
Coding sequences within:
- the LOC105927356 gene encoding uncharacterized protein LOC105927356, with translation MSAATASVADVRLENKEDSRTRSDSGRAQAQCTPRPLPAVGTQRIIQGNGTNVGTVISLQCPAKHKLVGKDLTCIMGTNSTRWVGETFCQPLTPYEDYGFRVAVLASIISTGIILLMSVAFITCCLLDCIEEDENKRNGREPDGHRWEGQDQRQRDNGSHYGHKGRNNNNNNAEEKMLPWRETANPALRDNIRPCRCQQQYTHSTPLPPLAALPGQDYDQPLLAQKLSTCPPEYPGPPLSSCQAANSGQVHFSAVGPGLVWQYGGQRCDISEVNPAIARNINTNGNINPKEVSIRIISV